From Lycium ferocissimum isolate CSIRO_LF1 chromosome 12, AGI_CSIRO_Lferr_CH_V1, whole genome shotgun sequence, one genomic window encodes:
- the LOC132039045 gene encoding uncharacterized protein LOC132039045: MAPFEALYGRRYRSPIGWFDAFEVRPWSTDLLIESLEKVKLIQAKLLAAQSREKEYADRKVRDLEFGEGEQVLLKISPMMGVMRFGKKGKLSPRYIRPFEILKRMGEIAYELALPLGLSGVRSVFHILMLKTYHGDGSYIIRWDSVLLDENLTYEEELVAILDRDWKNRPVEEAAWETESDMHSKYPQFSPSQVYNGELEIVTLEPNRLSIVDGL, from the exons ATGGCTCCATTTGAGGCGTTATATGGGAGAAGATATAGGTctcctattggttggtttgatgcgtttgaggtgagaccttggaGTACGGATCTTCTGATAGAGTCCCTAGAGAAGGTGAAGTTGATTCAAGCTAAGCTTCTGGCAGCCCAGAGTAGGGAaaaggagtatgcggaccgtaaggtccgagatcttgagtttggggAGGGAGAGCAAGTGTTGTTGAAAATCTCACCCATGatgggtgtgatgaggtttgggaagaagggcaagcttagcccaagGTACATTaggccatttgagattctcaagcGTATGGGGGAgatagcttatgagttggctttacctctGGGTCTATCAGGAGTTCGTTCGGTATTTCACATTTTGATGTTGAAGACGTACCACGGCGATGGTTCGTACATAATCCGTTGGGATTCAGTCTTGCTAGATGAGAACTTAACATATGAGGAAGAGCTTGTTGCTATCTTAGATAGGGAT tggaagaatcgcCCAGTGGAGGAAGCTGCTTGGGAAACAGAATCGGATATGCATAGCAAGTATCCTCAGTTTTCGCCGAGTCAG gtctacaatggtgaattagAAATAGTAACCCTGGAACCTAATAGACTTTCTATagttgatgggttatga